TTTGCAATTTTTTTATATTCAAAAAAGCCAATTGGCATTGTGATTTTATTTAATTCAAATGGAAATAATAAGAAATAATCATATATTCTTATTCTATCTATTTCATAAGCTTTATCATCTAAAAAATTCAATAGTTTCAAAACTCTAACTATTGAATGATAAGAGTCATATAAGGGGTGATAAATTATCATATTATATCCATCTAATATGGCAATTGCCTGTTAAAAAATATATCATTGACATTATATCATCATCATATAGATCCAGAACATTGTTCTCCCCCAACATTTCTTGAATAGGGAAAATAACCTTGTTAAAGATTAAATCATTGACATCTTCTTTCGAAACACCATTATTTATTGCACCTTTAATGTGAAGAATAAATAGTACAGAAACTCGAGCTAGAATAAAAGCATGAATTTTCTGAGTTGCTTTAGAAAGATCGTTCTCTGTTAAAAGTTGCCAATACATTTCTTTATATCTCAATGCAAATTTATAGTGGTCTTCATATCCTGCTTCACGTAGCTTTTCTTCAAGCCCAATAAAATCATCTATCTTAGAAGTATAGTGCTTGATTTTTCCGATAAAGGATGTATACTCTGTATTATTTTCTTTTAATTCTTTTTCAAATTCTTCAACTAACCGTTTATATTGGATACTAAAGCCTGTAGGAATAGACTCATAATGGTTTACTACCATATCCCCTTGTGCTTGGTATTGTTTAGCTCCGTTTCCGGCTTCTTGTTTCATATCAGTCATCATTTATCATTAATAATAGTCATATCTCCACCTGACTGATATTGGGTAGAGTTATCACCTGCTTCTTGACTCATTTTATCAATATTTGCTGATGTATTAGCATTACGACTACCATTCCCTGTTTCAAGTGATGAAGAGGTATTACTACTTATAGTCATATTTCCAGCTGATTGGTATTGCGTAGATTTATTACCTGCTTTTTGAGACATCTCTTTTATTTGGATAACAGTTCTTCTTATCTCATCATTAAAGATGAATTGACTTATAAGTCCAACTATTGCAGCAATAAATCCTATAGCTGGCTCCCACCCTGGTTCATTTATAAACCAAAGAAGAAATCCCACAACAACAATAATATTCAATATAAAGATAAACTTCTTCATAGTATCAACAAATTAAGTTAATACAAATATATTATTAATTCCAGCAAGTCTATAATTTCAAGCATAAAATATATGACAAATGATGACGCCAGATGTCATAAGATGACAGTTGCTTGAATACTAACTACATACACCCCTTTTCATTCTAAATTAGTGACGCATTGCTATTGATGCACCACTAATTTTGATTGTATGAATGAACAAGTAAACGACCAAGAAATTCTGCTGGTCACAGAAAAAGAGACTAATAACCTGAATGTTGTCAGCGGTAACAATGAAGACGGAACACCCAAAAGTGTCAAACCAACCAAAGAAAACGAACCAGCCTTTCTGAAGATCGACAAGAATGCCGATGTATTAGAAAACTTCTTCAAAAACTTCCTGAGCCAGAGTAAAGATCCTACACACTTTCATTTCTTTAAAATCCCATTAGAACTGTTTGAGAGTATTACACCTGTTCTCAAAGAGATGCTGAAAGATCCGGATAATCCATCCAATAAAGAAGCATTAGACGCATACAAAGTATTACCCGAAGCATTTGCTCCGAAAGAATATCAGGCATTAGACGAATCCCGTATCAACTGGGATCAATTGGCTCAGCTCGGTATCACCAAGGAAAAATTGGAGAAATCTGGAAGCCTTGAGCCAATGCTTAACTGGCAAAAGTCACCGGTTCTTGTAACCATCAAAACAGAAGCACTAGGCGAATCCGTGTATAGTGATGCCCGTCTGTCATTCAGAGAAGATGCTGACGGTAACCTCAAACTGCGGATTCATAATATCCGCAATGCTCCTGAACTTAACTTTCCCTTTATGGGAGCAACATTCACCAAGGAAGATAAAGACAACCTTCGCCAGACAGGTAATGCCGGACGACTGATTGAGATCGAACCCAAGG
The Dysgonomonas mossii genome window above contains:
- a CDS encoding DUF3945 domain-containing protein codes for the protein MNEQVNDQEILLVTEKETNNLNVVSGNNEDGTPKSVKPTKENEPAFLKIDKNADVLENFFKNFLSQSKDPTHFHFFKIPLELFESITPVLKEMLKDPDNPSNKEALDAYKVLPEAFAPKEYQALDESRINWDQLAQLGITKEKLEKSGSLEPMLNWQKSPVLVTIKTEALGESVYSDARLSFREDADGNLKLRIHNIRNAPELNFPFMGATFTKEDKDNLRQTGNAGRLIEIEPKEGMKMQAFVSIDKLTNELVALRVDRVKIPDEFKGVKLSEEQQRDLAEGKGVYLENMKSKKDTLFSGTVQVNADRRSLEIHFGNNPRQSQSQHQSENQPEVPKTFRKKELTEDQQASLNEGKTVYVSGLTDRNGKNYNGYITWKPEDGKTNFMFATDYKKALEQGLVKPDDRHKVQVAVNSEGKTNEATRKVKEPLEQGQTAPSEKQKEKEENKQEQEESQQQTRGRRM
- a CDS encoding ABC-three component system protein gives rise to the protein MKQEAGNGAKQYQAQGDMVVNHYESIPTGFSIQYKRLVEEFEKELKENNTEYTSFIGKIKHYTSKIDDFIGLEEKLREAGYEDHYKFALRYKEMYWQLLTENDLSKATQKIHAFILARVSVLFILHIKGAINNGVSKEDVNDLIFNKVIFPIQEMLGENNVLDLYDDDIMSMIYFLTGNCHIRWI